From a single Rutidosis leptorrhynchoides isolate AG116_Rl617_1_P2 chromosome 5, CSIRO_AGI_Rlap_v1, whole genome shotgun sequence genomic region:
- the LOC139850314 gene encoding uncharacterized protein, whose amino-acid sequence MNSLSLTPLSSAHTSSSILPKPPLNSPHHHYHHININHKRRIRRDGKCKVALAHEAPFVIAMGACVLNSLVFPLPVGPNDNEDGESMIESADARFAVMGIISFIPYFNWMSWVFAYMDTMDKRYAVYSLVYLAPYIRSKLSLSPDESWLPITSILLCILHIQLEASVKNGDLENFQLFKRSSRKATTKKDASISEQEETKKDEQKLPSANDELRNKIRGWGIPKKPAKKDEELDKDETEGKNH is encoded by the exons ATGAATTCGCTCTCTCTCACTCCTCTCTCCTCCGCCCACACCTCTTCTTCTATCCTCCCTAAACCACCGTTGAACTCACCTCATCATCACTACCATCATATAAACATCAATCAC AAGCGAAGAATAAGGAGGGATGGAAAGTGTAAAGTGGCGTTAGCACACGAGGCGCCGTTTGTGATAGCGATGGGCGCGTGTGTTTTAAACTCGTTAGTATTTCCGTTACCGGTGGGTCCCAACGATAACGAAGATGGTGAGTCAATGATTGAGTCAGCTGATGCAAGGTTTGCTGTTATGGGGATCATTAGCTTCATTCCTTATTTCAACTGGAtg AGTTGGGTGTTTGCTTATATGGATACTATGGACAAGCGTTATGCTGTATACTCACTTGTATACTTGGCTCCTTACATAAG GTCAAAGTTATCTCTATCACCTGATGAAAGCTGGTTGCCTATCACTAGCATTCTTCTGTGCATTCTTCACATTCAG CTTGAAGCAAGCGTAAAAAACGGAGATCTTGAGAACTTTCAGTTATTTAAAAGAAGTTCAAGGAAAGCGACTACAAAGAAAGATGCTAGTATATCTGAACAAGAG GAAACAAAAAAAGATGAACAAAAGTTGCCGTCTGCAAATGATGAATTAAGAAATAAGATTAGGGGATGGGGAATTCCTAAAAAGCCAGCTAAAAAAGATGAAGAGTTGGATAAAGACGAAACGGAAGGGAAAAATCACTAG